One Phycisphaerae bacterium RAS2 DNA window includes the following coding sequences:
- the hemN_1 gene encoding Oxygen-independent coproporphyrinogen-III oxidase, with amino-acid sequence MIELPQASQPGEPAPTEVGSYFVANYPPFSAWSVEHVPAALAALDRPVAEPPPLGLYLHIPFCRKRCKFCYFRVYTDKNADEVETYADALAREVGLYAGRGGLAGRNFEFVYFGGGTPSFLSNEQLNRLVDRIREHWDWSAAREVTFECEPGTLKESKLRTIRALGVTRLSLGVEHFDDAVLEANGRAHKSPEIFRAYDWARGVGFPQINIDLIAGMVGDTDATWRDTVEKAVSLAPDSVTIYQMELPHNAVFSREAKAGGTAPLVADWATKRRWVDEAFRAFESAGYEISSGYTLVRKDRHAGFVYRDSLWHGADMIGTGVASFSQFAGVHFQNADQWDDYLAAIHRGELPVARALPMTPNQRLIRELILQLKTGRIAMEYFRRKFGADIARDFADTFDRLQKDGAAQRHNGEIRLTRAGLLQVDALLPNFFEKHFHGVRYT; translated from the coding sequence ATGATCGAACTCCCGCAGGCATCGCAACCGGGCGAACCGGCGCCGACCGAGGTGGGCAGCTACTTCGTCGCGAACTACCCGCCGTTTTCGGCGTGGTCGGTCGAGCACGTCCCGGCGGCCCTGGCGGCGCTGGACCGGCCGGTCGCCGAGCCTCCTCCGCTGGGGCTGTACCTGCACATTCCCTTCTGTCGCAAGCGGTGCAAGTTCTGCTATTTCCGGGTGTACACTGACAAGAACGCCGACGAGGTGGAGACGTATGCCGACGCACTGGCACGAGAGGTGGGGCTGTACGCCGGGCGCGGCGGGCTGGCGGGTCGAAACTTTGAATTTGTCTATTTTGGGGGCGGCACGCCGTCGTTCTTGAGCAACGAGCAGCTCAACCGGCTGGTCGATCGCATCCGCGAGCACTGGGACTGGAGCGCCGCGCGCGAGGTGACGTTCGAATGCGAACCGGGCACGCTGAAAGAGAGCAAGCTGCGCACCATCCGCGCGCTGGGCGTGACGCGATTGAGCCTCGGCGTGGAGCACTTTGACGATGCCGTGCTGGAAGCGAACGGCCGCGCGCACAAGTCGCCGGAGATTTTCCGGGCGTACGACTGGGCGCGGGGTGTGGGTTTCCCGCAGATCAACATTGACCTGATTGCCGGCATGGTGGGCGACACCGATGCGACGTGGCGCGACACGGTCGAGAAGGCTGTGTCGCTCGCCCCGGACAGCGTGACGATTTACCAGATGGAATTGCCGCACAACGCGGTCTTTTCACGCGAGGCAAAGGCCGGCGGAACGGCGCCGCTTGTGGCCGACTGGGCAACGAAGCGCCGCTGGGTGGACGAGGCGTTTCGCGCGTTTGAGTCGGCGGGTTACGAAATCTCCAGCGGCTACACGCTCGTTCGCAAGGATCGCCACGCGGGATTCGTCTATCGCGATTCGCTGTGGCACGGGGCCGACATGATCGGCACGGGAGTGGCGTCGTTCTCGCAGTTCGCGGGGGTGCATTTTCAAAACGCCGACCAGTGGGATGACTACCTCGCGGCGATTCATCGCGGCGAGCTTCCGGTGGCGCGTGCCCTGCCGATGACGCCGAACCAGCGACTGATCCGCGAGTTGATCCTGCAATTGAAGACCGGCCGCATCGCGATGGAGTATTTCCGCCGGAAGTTCGGCGCGGACATCGCACGTGACTTTGCGGATACATTTGATCGGCTTCAAAAAGATGGTGCCGCCCAGCGTCACAACGGGGAAATCCGCCTGACTCGGGCCGGCCTGCTTCAGGTGGACGCGCTGCTTCCGAATTTCTTCGAAAAGCACTTCCACGGAGTCCGATACACCTGA